One stretch of Spirochaetota bacterium DNA includes these proteins:
- the lepA gene encoding translation elongation factor 4 has product MKNIRNFCIIAHIDHGKTTLADRLIEWTGLLPKEEKEKHKQILDTMEIEKERGITIKSQTVRLTHNFDGKDYILNLIDTPGHVDFTYEVSRALKACEGAILVVDASQGIEAQTLSNFYLAFNENLEIIPVINKIDLPNADINMCLEELNNEFGYKKEEVLLISAKNGTNIDILLDEIVKRIPPPRGDEKNPLKALVFDAIYDNYKGVIVYVRLFDGELKVGDEIIFMSKEEKIFKVEEVGYIQLKFKPCEKLQTGEVGYFTASIKNISDARIGDTVTTFYNKALEPLEGYKEVKPYVFSSVFPVDPDEFEALSFAMEKLKLNDPALIYEKDNSLALGFGFRCGFLGMLHLEVFTERLSREHNIDVILTAPSVTYKVKLKNSEEVIFIDNPIKFPDPVEIEETYEPYVKAEIVVTSEYIGNCISLAESARGVQIGITYIDSKRVLLEYEIPLAEIIYNFYDRLKSISKGYASLDYHIIGYKESKLVKLDILVAHEKIDAFSQIVYEGSAVYKGRQIVERLKDIIPRQQFPVALQAAIGNKIIARETISAFRKDVLAKCYGGDITRKRKLLEKQKEGKKKLKRFGKVDIPQDAFVKILKTSEDENK; this is encoded by the coding sequence ATGAAGAATATAAGAAATTTTTGTATTATTGCTCATATAGATCATGGTAAAACAACTTTGGCTGATAGACTTATTGAGTGGACTGGTCTTTTACCTAAAGAAGAAAAAGAAAAACATAAACAGATACTTGATACCATGGAAATAGAAAAAGAGAGGGGTATAACCATTAAATCACAAACTGTGAGACTTACTCATAATTTTGATGGTAAAGATTATATTTTGAATTTAATAGACACCCCAGGTCATGTAGATTTTACTTATGAAGTTTCAAGAGCATTAAAAGCATGTGAGGGGGCAATATTAGTTGTTGATGCATCACAGGGTATAGAAGCTCAAACTCTTTCAAATTTTTATCTTGCTTTTAATGAAAATTTAGAAATTATACCTGTCATTAATAAGATTGATCTTCCAAATGCTGATATTAATATGTGTTTGGAGGAATTAAATAATGAGTTTGGTTATAAAAAAGAAGAAGTTTTATTAATATCAGCAAAAAACGGTACGAACATTGATATTTTACTTGATGAAATAGTAAAAAGAATTCCTCCTCCTCGGGGTGATGAAAAAAATCCTTTAAAAGCGTTAGTTTTTGATGCTATTTATGACAATTATAAAGGTGTTATAGTTTATGTTAGGTTGTTTGATGGTGAGCTTAAAGTAGGAGATGAAATTATTTTTATGTCTAAAGAGGAAAAAATATTTAAGGTAGAGGAAGTTGGTTATATACAGTTAAAATTTAAACCATGTGAAAAACTCCAAACAGGTGAGGTAGGATATTTTACAGCTTCCATAAAAAATATATCAGATGCAAGAATAGGAGATACTGTAACTACTTTTTATAATAAAGCTTTAGAACCACTTGAAGGTTATAAAGAGGTAAAACCTTATGTTTTTTCATCTGTTTTCCCAGTTGATCCAGATGAGTTTGAAGCTTTAAGTTTTGCAATGGAAAAACTTAAATTAAATGACCCAGCATTGATTTATGAAAAAGATAATTCTCTCGCTTTAGGATTTGGCTTTAGATGTGGTTTTCTGGGGATGCTTCACTTAGAAGTATTTACAGAAAGACTTTCGAGGGAACATAACATAGATGTAATTTTAACTGCTCCTTCTGTAACATATAAAGTAAAGTTAAAAAATTCTGAAGAAGTAATATTTATTGATAATCCAATAAAATTTCCAGATCCTGTTGAAATAGAAGAGACCTATGAACCTTATGTTAAAGCTGAGATAGTTGTTACTTCTGAATATATAGGAAATTGTATAAGTTTAGCTGAGTCAGCTAGAGGGGTGCAAATTGGGATAACCTATATTGATTCTAAAAGAGTTCTTCTTGAATATGAGATCCCTTTAGCAGAAATAATTTATAATTTTTATGATAGGTTAAAATCTATTTCTAAAGGATATGCTTCATTAGATTATCATATAATTGGTTATAAAGAAAGCAAGCTTGTTAAACTTGATATTTTGGTGGCTCATGAAAAGATAGATGCTTTTTCTCAGATTGTTTATGAAGGAAGTGCTGTGTATAAAGGAAGACAGATTGTTGAAAGACTAAAAGATATAATTCCAAGACAACAATTTCCAGTAGCCTTGCAAGCTGCAATAGGAAATAAAATAATTGCAAGAGAAACTATTTCAGCATTTAGAAAAGATGTTCTTGCAAAGTGTTATGGAGGAGATATAACAAGAAAAAGAAAATTACTTGAAAAACAAAAGGAAGGAAAGAAAAAATTAAAAAGATTTGGAAAAGTCGATATACCTCAAGATGCTTTTGTTAAGATACTGAAAACTTCTGAAGATGAAAATAAATAG
- a CDS encoding FecR family protein yields the protein MRKIILMILLIFLFVTTINITIYSQEKQSTSSQGQTKKVAVKIVYPVGEVLIYDMSNPLAQPITAKVDMLLYANYKVETKAQSSVELVFDDGTVIKIAEKSIFEIKELQEIIDQNKKTKKSVFNIVAGTVRAIVAKVKGQDSTFQINTPNGVASVRGTDLGISVDPQNGKTDLYVFKGLVAFGPSLTNQIMVEAGKMASIIGQTMSQVVNIPEDVKNNFLQNMKTDSPEPVESIDTTTGQTQTVQIPEQKKEQVKKETEKKVKSAFEEWLEKNLNMIGDFGTIVIDGKIWSLFTINTEFALGNVGIGIYAPIIFDPAKGGLFEPKNWYNYNEYIFSFASYQDTFKTLYSIVTKIKYLRINEHDDPFYFKIGSIDDFIIGNGLNMYYYSNMINFPAIRYLGVQLKFESEVFAMDIMTNNILKPSVVGLRPALKPFKKQFPLQVGIEVIGDLEPLYDSTNNNPVIGGVAAGLILPVIPNNNFFSLFLFGDIGTNYYIRKNGEIGILKGFGVFAGVRGSYFFGTYRAEYRMIYNDFLPQMFNNLYDINKENIYLYYKNKIINPTNIETIISGFYFNLTINVLKKIHGDVSYVHYFTLPSSFIGVLGDTMILGLILEKDLIPKVFGELSVKKVNWNVFVPKPFENFTDNLFVYLKIGYEVDKGIAIIIGYNVFFVPDGQGGYKPSISYTVNAQLSF from the coding sequence ATGAGAAAAATAATATTAATGATTTTGCTTATATTTTTGTTTGTAACTACAATTAATATTACTATATACTCACAAGAAAAGCAATCTACTTCTTCACAGGGGCAAACTAAAAAGGTTGCTGTTAAGATAGTTTACCCAGTAGGAGAAGTTCTCATATATGATATGAGTAATCCCTTAGCACAACCTATAACTGCTAAAGTAGATATGCTTTTATATGCTAATTATAAAGTTGAAACAAAAGCTCAATCTTCAGTAGAGCTTGTTTTTGATGATGGTACTGTAATTAAGATTGCAGAAAAATCTATTTTTGAGATTAAAGAATTACAAGAGATTATTGATCAAAATAAGAAAACAAAAAAATCAGTTTTTAATATTGTTGCAGGAACTGTAAGAGCTATTGTTGCAAAAGTTAAAGGTCAAGATTCAACTTTTCAAATCAATACTCCAAATGGAGTAGCATCTGTTAGAGGGACAGACCTTGGTATTTCAGTAGATCCACAAAATGGTAAAACTGATCTTTATGTATTTAAAGGTTTAGTAGCATTTGGACCATCATTAACAAACCAGATAATGGTTGAAGCTGGTAAAATGGCATCAATAATTGGACAAACAATGTCTCAAGTAGTTAATATTCCAGAAGATGTTAAAAACAACTTTTTACAAAATATGAAAACTGATTCTCCTGAACCTGTAGAATCTATAGATACAACAACTGGACAAACTCAAACTGTTCAAATACCTGAGCAAAAAAAGGAACAGGTAAAAAAGGAAACTGAGAAGAAAGTAAAATCAGCTTTTGAAGAATGGTTAGAAAAAAATTTAAATATGATTGGAGATTTTGGAACAATAGTAATTGATGGTAAGATATGGTCACTTTTTACTATAAATACTGAATTTGCTCTTGGGAATGTTGGTATTGGAATTTATGCTCCAATAATATTTGATCCAGCAAAAGGTGGACTTTTTGAACCAAAAAATTGGTATAATTATAATGAATACATATTTAGTTTTGCTTCTTATCAAGATACATTTAAAACACTTTATAGTATTGTGACTAAAATTAAATATTTAAGGATAAATGAGCATGATGATCCATTTTATTTTAAGATTGGAAGCATTGATGATTTTATAATAGGAAATGGTTTAAATATGTATTATTATTCAAATATGATTAATTTTCCAGCTATAAGATATTTGGGTGTTCAGTTAAAATTTGAATCAGAAGTTTTTGCTATGGATATTATGACTAATAATATATTGAAACCTTCTGTAGTAGGATTAAGGCCAGCATTAAAACCATTTAAAAAACAGTTTCCATTGCAAGTAGGAATAGAGGTTATAGGAGATCTTGAGCCTTTATACGACTCAACAAATAATAATCCTGTTATAGGTGGTGTTGCTGCTGGATTAATTTTACCTGTAATCCCAAATAATAATTTCTTTTCATTATTCTTATTTGGTGATATAGGTACCAATTATTACATAAGAAAAAATGGAGAAATTGGTATTTTAAAAGGATTTGGTGTTTTTGCTGGAGTTAGAGGATCTTATTTTTTTGGTACCTACAGAGCAGAATATAGAATGATTTATAATGACTTCCTACCTCAAATGTTTAATAATTTATATGATATAAATAAGGAGAATATTTATCTTTACTATAAAAATAAAATTATAAATCCAACTAATATTGAAACTATAATTTCTGGATTTTACTTTAATTTAACTATTAATGTATTAAAGAAAATTCATGGCGATGTATCATATGTTCATTACTTCACTTTACCTTCTTCATTTATTGGCGTATTAGGAGATACAATGATATTGGGATTAATACTTGAAAAAGATCTTATTCCAAAAGTATTTGGTGAATTATCAGTAAAAAAAGTTAATTGGAATGTATTTGTTCCAAAGCCTTTTGAGAATTTTACAGATAATCTGTTTGTTTATTTAAAAATTGGATATGAAGTTGATAAAGGCATAGCTATAATAATTGGTTATAATGTATTCTTTGTCCCAGATGGACAAGGTGGATATAAGCCATCCATATCTTATACTGTTAATGCACAACTTTCTTTCTAG
- a CDS encoding response regulator has protein sequence MGARILLADDLSFVRMMQKDLLEKEGYEIVGEAADGITAVQKYKELRPDIIILDITMPYMNGLEAMKKIFEFDPNAKIIICSALGQQLLIIEAIKAGVKDFIVKPYKNERMLSAIKKALSS, from the coding sequence ATGGGAGCTAGGATTCTTTTAGCCGATGATTTATCATTTGTAAGAATGATGCAAAAAGATCTTTTGGAAAAAGAAGGTTATGAAATTGTAGGGGAAGCAGCAGATGGTATAACAGCCGTTCAAAAATATAAAGAGTTAAGACCTGATATTATTATTCTAGATATAACAATGCCATATATGAATGGCCTTGAAGCTATGAAAAAAATATTTGAGTTTGATCCAAATGCAAAAATTATCATTTGTTCAGCTTTAGGTCAACAGTTGTTAATTATTGAAGCAATAAAAGCTGGTGTTAAAGATTTTATTGTTAAACCTTATAAAAATGAAAGAATGTTATCTGCTATAAAAAAAGCTTTATCATCATAA
- a CDS encoding chemotaxis protein CheA: MEVDQKYKKAFLDEASELIEKLNSSLLELEENPKDRELINELFRYTHSLKSESGLMGLSNISEIAHKMEDLLDIIRSKNIQLSKKDFDILFLGIDYIHEGINNLSKKWEDLPVNEKLISKFKSIIESYKNIEKEVKEKNKNTSSEDSDSLEVHEMSIDDLIGASKKEKNKEKTEEKNSTENYTFDELIKIFSLNEFQKSNILSVKDKKNIRFLIIYILESSPMKYPRAFLVWNNLNGIGEILATFPNIEKDHNDDNYRKLYIIEYFKDGVKEALIREACNVDEIEDVKIYNIIFSTQESEKKETAQILSRNENNLNESDEEQETSVKSLTDKIQKSSITSIRVDIERLDALSRHIGELIINKSKFIQAIEYLKSGKDISEIINYMEEAEKELDRITDDMQNIIMSLRMIPISNVFNKFPRVVRDIARRVGKDINLEIIGGDTEIDKKVIEEIQDPITHIIRNAIDHGIEYPDERKKLGKTPEGNVKLAAYQEGSNIIIEVSDDGRGIDKEKIREKAIKMGLISEFEPVHDNMLYSFLFLPGFSTKDKVTELSGRGVGLDVVKEMVEKLRGKVEINSEKSVGTNIRIILPLSLTILEILLVKSLNDYFAIPIYTIDQTDRVSISSIEKLEEYDIIRYRGEIYSVIFLSDLVGKGKHYKSIDDLVYIVIVKFNEKKICIVIDELIGEQDIVLQPLDNIFEKVKGISGVGLLGDGSIALVLNIPEIVREYIEKNARLFEMISENVDFVGFHDNIVKEGEKIINKSDVDNYKINNIENKNEDKEKAEKKEKLEIKKENEKQLNKLKNNNVEDKEKIKEIYINEIT, from the coding sequence ATGGAAGTTGATCAGAAATATAAAAAAGCATTTTTGGATGAGGCTTCAGAGCTGATAGAGAAACTTAACTCTTCTTTGCTTGAATTAGAGGAAAACCCCAAAGATAGAGAACTAATTAATGAACTTTTTAGATATACACATTCATTAAAGTCTGAATCAGGTTTAATGGGGTTAAGTAATATTTCAGAAATAGCACATAAAATGGAAGATTTATTAGATATAATAAGAAGTAAAAATATTCAACTCTCTAAAAAAGATTTTGATATATTATTTTTAGGTATTGATTATATTCATGAGGGGATAAATAATCTTTCTAAAAAGTGGGAAGATTTACCAGTAAATGAGAAATTAATTAGTAAATTTAAATCTATAATAGAATCATATAAAAATATTGAAAAAGAAGTAAAAGAAAAAAATAAAAATACTTCAAGCGAAGATAGTGATTCATTAGAAGTTCATGAAATGAGTATTGATGATTTAATAGGAGCATCTAAAAAAGAAAAAAATAAGGAAAAAACTGAGGAAAAAAATTCAACAGAAAATTATACTTTTGATGAATTAATAAAAATTTTTTCATTAAATGAATTTCAAAAATCAAATATATTATCAGTAAAAGATAAAAAAAATATTAGGTTTTTAATAATTTATATTCTTGAATCTTCCCCTATGAAATACCCAAGAGCTTTCCTTGTTTGGAATAATTTAAATGGTATTGGGGAAATTCTTGCTACATTCCCTAATATAGAAAAAGATCATAATGATGATAATTACAGAAAGTTGTACATTATAGAATACTTTAAAGATGGAGTTAAAGAAGCTTTAATTAGAGAAGCTTGTAATGTTGATGAAATAGAAGATGTTAAAATTTATAATATTATATTTTCTACACAAGAAAGTGAGAAAAAGGAGACTGCCCAAATATTAAGTAGAAATGAAAATAATTTGAATGAAAGCGATGAAGAACAAGAAACTTCTGTTAAATCTTTAACTGATAAGATTCAAAAATCTTCTATAACTTCGATTAGAGTTGATATTGAAAGACTTGACGCCCTTTCAAGACACATTGGAGAATTAATTATTAATAAATCAAAATTTATCCAAGCTATTGAATATTTAAAATCGGGGAAAGATATTTCTGAAATTATTAATTATATGGAGGAAGCGGAGAAAGAGCTAGATAGGATTACTGATGATATGCAAAATATTATAATGAGTTTGAGAATGATACCGATTAGCAATGTTTTTAATAAATTCCCAAGAGTTGTTAGAGATATAGCAAGGAGAGTAGGGAAAGATATTAATTTAGAAATTATAGGTGGTGATACTGAAATAGATAAAAAGGTTATTGAAGAGATTCAAGATCCAATAACACATATTATAAGAAATGCTATTGATCATGGTATTGAGTATCCAGATGAAAGAAAAAAATTAGGAAAAACCCCAGAAGGAAATGTAAAACTTGCAGCTTACCAGGAAGGTTCTAATATCATTATAGAAGTATCTGATGATGGAAGAGGGATTGATAAAGAAAAGATTAGAGAAAAAGCTATAAAAATGGGTCTAATATCAGAATTTGAACCAGTTCATGATAATATGCTTTATTCATTCTTATTTTTGCCTGGTTTTTCCACTAAAGATAAAGTAACAGAGTTATCAGGGAGAGGGGTAGGTCTTGATGTTGTAAAGGAGATGGTAGAAAAATTAAGGGGAAAAGTTGAAATAAATTCAGAAAAGAGCGTTGGAACAAATATTCGAATTATTTTACCTTTATCTTTAACTATTCTTGAAATTTTACTTGTAAAATCATTAAATGATTATTTTGCTATTCCAATCTATACAATTGATCAAACTGACAGAGTCTCAATATCTTCAATTGAAAAATTGGAAGAATACGATATTATTAGATATAGAGGTGAAATTTACTCTGTCATTTTTTTATCAGATCTTGTTGGAAAGGGTAAACATTATAAATCAATTGATGATTTAGTTTACATCGTAATTGTTAAATTTAATGAAAAAAAGATATGTATTGTAATAGATGAACTTATAGGAGAACAAGATATTGTATTGCAGCCATTAGATAATATTTTTGAGAAGGTTAAAGGTATATCAGGAGTTGGTCTTTTAGGTGATGGGTCCATTGCCTTAGTACTAAATATTCCAGAAATTGTGAGAGAGTATATAGAAAAAAATGCAAGATTATTTGAAATGATTTCTGAAAATGTTGATTTTGTAGGGTTTCATGATAATATAGTTAAAGAGGGTGAAAAAATTATAAATAAATCAGATGTAGATAATTATAAAATAAATAATATAGAAAATAAGAATGAAGATAAAGAAAAAGCAGAAAAAAAAGAAAAGTTAGAAATAAAAAAAGAAAATGAAAAACAATTAAATAAATTAAAGAATAATAATGTAGAAGATAAAGAAAAAATTAAAGAAATTTATATTAATGAAATTACTTGA